Proteins from a single region of Metallibacterium scheffleri:
- a CDS encoding PulJ/GspJ family protein, producing MKRARGFTLLEAIVAMVIFALVASTLYAWQASNMLTIDRVASLARREQLVRDALGVLREVNPMQDPRGTRSVGDLRVHWRAQAITPEVEGKSQIGSPSAYNLRLYVLDVEVRLRDQEALRFQVRQTGYKQVRAVTDTP from the coding sequence ATGAAGCGCGCGCGCGGCTTCACCTTGCTGGAAGCGATCGTGGCCATGGTGATCTTCGCCCTGGTGGCGAGCACTTTGTACGCATGGCAGGCCAGCAACATGTTGACCATCGACCGCGTCGCTTCGCTGGCGCGGCGCGAGCAACTGGTGCGCGACGCGTTGGGCGTGCTGCGCGAAGTCAATCCGATGCAAGACCCGCGCGGAACACGCAGCGTGGGCGACTTGCGCGTGCATTGGCGCGCGCAGGCGATCACGCCCGAAGTGGAAGGCAAAAGCCAGATCGGCAGTCCCAGTGCCTACAACCTGCGCCTGTATGTGCTGGATGTCGAGGTGCGACTGCGCGATCAGGAGGCGCTGCGCTTTCAGGTGCGGCAGACCGGTTACAAGCAAGTGCGCGCGGTAACCGATACGCCATGA